The stretch of DNA GATTCTTGATATTACTGCCAGCGAAGAGTTAGCGGGTAAGTATCTGGATTTCGCCAGCTATGGATTCCACGTTATTAGCGCAAACAAACTGGCCGGCGCTTCATCCGGAAATGAATATCGTCAGATTCGGGATGCTTTCGCTAAAACCGGTCGCCACTGGCTGTATAACGCCACTGTAGGTGCCGGATTACCGATTAACTATACGGTGAGAGATTTACGCGACAGTGGCGATACCATTCTCTCCCTGAGTGGAATTTTCTCCGGTACGCTCTCCTGGTTATTCCTGCAGTTTGACGGCTCAATTCCGTTCTCTGAGCTGGTGGAACAAGCATGGCAACAAGGGCTGACAGAACCAGATCCGCGTGTTGACCTCTCGGGTCAGGATGTGATGCGCAAACTGGTGATTCTGGCGCGTGAAGCGGGCTATGATATTGAACCGGATCAGGTTCGGGTTGAGTCACTGGTAGCTGAAGGCGCGGAAAATGGCTCGGTTGATAACTTCTTTGAGAATGCCGAAGCATTAAACCACCAGATGCTGGAGCGCTTAGAAGCTGCCAGAGAGATGGGATTGGTTCTGCGCTATGTGGCTCGCTACGACGCCAATGGCAAAGCCCGGGTGGGTGTAGAAGCAGTAAGGGACGATCACCCTCTGGCTTCTCTGTTACCGTGCGATAACCTGTTCGCCATTGAAAGCCGTTGGTACCGTGATAATCCATTGATTATCCGTGGACCAGGCGCCGGACGGGACGTCACCGCCGGAGCAATCCAGTCAGACTTAAACAGACTGGCGAAATTGCTATAGTGATTTTGTTTGAAAATAGTTAATCGTCGGGCTATGCCCGACGTACTCTAATGTTAAGAGTATGGTCCTTCCGGCCGGGCACAAAGACGATTTGAGCACTTTGTTTTTACGGCCGGAATGTCCACTAAAGCTGAAATAGATACGTTTATTATCAACTCAATTTTTACTGTTATTCACGTCTGAGCCTTACTCTCTCCGTTCGTATTTCTTATTCCCCATTAATTTTCAAATTACCTGTTGACAGAACTCATCACTTACGTCATCTTATTTAGATGTTTAGACGTCTAAACGTTCAGAAGTATAACTACAAATCAGGCAAATCAGAAAAGACAAACAGGGTGGACAGAATATGAGTTTTTTTCATGCTAACCAGAGGGAAGCGCTGAATCAGAGCCTAGCAGAGATTAATGGCCAGATTAACGTCTCTTTTGAATTCTTTCCGCCAAGCAATGTGGAAATGGAGCAGACCCTTTGGCAATCCATCGATCGCCTGAAGAATTTAAAGCCTAAGTTTGTTTCTGTGACCTATGGGGCAAACTCCGGTGAGCGTGACCGAACCCACAGCATCATTAAAGGCATTAAAGACAAAACGGGTCTGGATGCAGCACCTCATCTTACCTGTATTGATGCCACACCAGAGCAGCTAAGAGAAATCGCTAAAGATTACTGGGATAGTGGAATTCGCAGCATTGTGGCATTACGCGGCGACTTACCTGCCGGCGGTGGTAAACCTAATATGTATGCTGCCGATCTGGTAGAACTGCTGAAAAGCGTCGGTGATTTTGATATTTCTGTGGCGGCCTATCCGGAAGTGCATCCTGAAGCTAAAAGCGCGCAGGCTGATTTAATTAATCTGAAAAAGAAAATTGATGCCGGTGCTAACCGGGCAATTACCCAATTCTTTTTTGATGTAGAAAGTTACCTGCGTTTTCGCGACCGCTGTGTAGCAACAGGCATTGATGTGGAAATCGTGCCGGGGATTTTACCGGTATCCAATTTTAAACAGCTACAGCGCTTTGCCACCATGACTAACGTACGTGTTCCACAGTGGATGAGCCAAATGTTTGCCGGATTAGATGATGACCCTGAAACCCGTAAATTTGTCGGCGCTTCTATTGCTATGGATATGGTGAAGATTTTGAGTCGTGAAGGAGTGAAAGATTTCCATTTTTATACTCTTAACCGGGCTGAGCTGAGCTATGCGATTTGTCATACGTTGGGAGTAAGGCCCGCATAACTGAGCAGAATATTAAGATATTTTTATTAATATGTTATTCAGGTTTCGACTGTCATAACTAACAGTCGAAACCTGCATCAGGCAGAACTATTTATAGTTACTGCCTGTTTTTTTATCCGGTATTTCTCATCCCTGCCGCAATACCAGCAATAGTAACCATCAGCGCCTGTTCTACTCTTGGATCCGGAGTCTCTTGCTGGCGAGAACGGTAAAGCAACTCGGCCTGCAGTACGTTTAATGGGTCGGTATAGACGTTACGCAGGGCAATGGACTCAGCAATCCACGGTAGTTTTTCCATCAGCTTCTGATCGTTAGACAGCTTAAGAATAACACTGATATCTTCCGCCAACTGGCTACGTAACTTACTACCCAGCGTCCAAAGTTTTTTATCCACCAGACGCTGATCGTAATATTCGGCCAGCCACAGGTCAGCTTTAGCGTAAACCATCTCCAACATATTGATACGGGTATTGAAGAACGGCCAGTCGCGATACATTTCCGCCAACTGCTGTTGTTTACCGTTTTTAATTGCATGTTGTAATGCCGCACCAGCACCCAACCAGGCTGGCAACATCAGACGGTTTTGGGTCCAGGCGAAAATCCATGGAATAGCCCGCAAGCTTTCTACCCCACCATTAGGCTTACGTTTCGCTGGTCGGGAGCCCAGAGGCAGCTTACTTAATTCCAGTTCAGGCGTGGCAGCGCGGAAGTAAGGAACAAAGTCCGGCTCTTCACGTACGATATCGCGATACTCTTTACAGGAGAACTCGGACAGTTCATCCATAATGTCGCGCCATTCTTGCTTAGGATTTGGCGGTGGCAGCAGATTGGCTTCAAGGATTGCACTGGCATAGCTTGCCAGGCTGGCTACCGTAATCTCCGGTAGACCAAACTTAAAGCGGATCATTTCTCCCTGTTCCGTAACACGCAGTCCGCCTTTTAATGAGCCCGGAGGCTGAGACAGTAGCGCATCGTGAGCCGGAGCACCACCGCGGCCGATAGTACCCCCACGGCCGTGGAATAACGTTAAGTCTACACCTGCCTGTTCACAGGTTTTGATCAGTGCTTCCTGAGCATAATATTGCGCCCATGAGGCAGCCAATACGCCAGCATCTTTCGATGAGTCGGAGTAGCCAATCATGATCATCTGCTTATCGCCAATAAAATTGCGATACCAGTCGATATTCAGTAACTGGGTCATCACGTCATTAGCGTTATTCAAGTCTTCCAGCGTTTCGAACAGTGGGCAGACCGGCAGGGCGAAGGTGCATCCCATCTCTTTTAGCAACAGATGTACTGCCAGAACGTCTGACGGTGTTCGAGCCATGGAGATAACATAAGCGGCAATAGAACCCTGCGGGGCTTTAGCCACGACTTTACAGGTATCAAGCACTTCCTGAGTGTCAGCACTTGGCTGCCAGTCGCGTGGGAACAGCGGTCTTTTCGACTGCAATTCACTAATCAGGAATTGCTGCTTCTCTTTTTCCGTCCACTGGTCGTAATCGCCTAACTCAAGATATTTGGTGAGCTCAGCCAGAACATCACTATGGCGAGTGCTTTCCTGACGAATATCAATACGGACCAACGGCAGGCCAAAGCAGCCAATGCGACGCAGAGTATCCAGCAATTGCCCATTGGCAATAATACCCATGCCGCAGGCTTGCAGTGACTGATAACAAGCGTAGAGCGGCTCCCAAAGCTGTTGATTATCAACCAGCATATCATCCGGGCAGTTGACGCGTTCACCGTTCAGGCGGGCGCTCAGGTAACTGTGAGTACTCATTAACTGGGTACGTAATTTCTTCATCAGCTCACGATAGGGTTCCTGAACTTCATCGCCACCGGCCATGGCCCGTAGCTCCGGAGTACAGTCAGACATGGATAGCTCAGAAACCAGTACCTGAACATCTTTCAGAAACAGTTCTGCCGCTTTCCAGCGGCCGTAAATCATCACGTGTTCGGTAATTTTAGCGGTAACGTTTGGGTTACCATCGCGGTCACCTCCCATCCAGGAAGTAAAACGCACCGGAACGGCTTCAACCGGCAAGTTATAGCCAAGAGCATCAACCAGCTGATCGTTAAACTCGCGCATAAACGCAGGTACGCCTTCCCACAGGCTATTTTCTACTACGGCAAAGCCCCATTTGGCTTCATCAACCGGAGTTGGGCGGATCTTACGGATTTCATCGGTATGCCATGACTGAGCAACCAACTGGCGCAGACGGCGCATTATCTGATCCCGCTCATAATCGGCCAAATCGTTGTGGTCTAACTGGCTCAGACAGTTATTCACTTCAATCAGCTTATGGATCATGGTGCGGCGCGCAATTTCTGTTGGGTGCGCGGTGAGTACCAGCTCAATAGAAAGCTGGTCAACGGCTTTACTTACCGCTTCATCAGTAATGTTTTGCTGTCTTAATTTATTGAATAAATCAGCGAATACTGCCGGGTTATTTGCTGCCTCACCGCGAGAGGAAATGCTGTGATACTGCTCGGCAGTATTGGCAAAGTTGAGAAACTGGTTAAACGCTCTGGCAACGGGCAGTAACTGGTCGTTAGACAGGTTTTGCAGCGTAGAGAGTAACGCCTGACGGTTAGTCTCATTACCGGCGCGGGACGATTTTGACAGCTTACGAATGCTTTCCACCCGATCAAGGATTTCTTCACCTAAAGCGTCTTTAATGGTATCGCCTAGAAGGGTGCCAAGCATACTGACATTACTTCGCATCGCGGAATATTGTTCGTTCATAGGTCTCCTGCCGGGTTAATCAAAATATGAAGATGATGTTGTGTTGTCACGTTATTTTTATGGGTACTAAAGTTAGAGTTGTATCACACAATTTGGGTATGTACATAGTTTTGTTGAATCCTTTAAGCATTTCTTATAACCGGAAAATTTCAACAAAAAAATCTACTTTCGTACCATACAAGAAATTAACCACCCCGGATAAGCCGGGGTGGTGTGTAAGAACGGTGCGTCTTATTTTTCTGCGCAGAAGTGGTGAATAACCTGGGTCAAAAGCTGACGGGTTGGTTGAATGAAAGAGGTGGCAAGGAATTCATCCGGTTGATGGGCCTGATCGATAGAGCCGGGTCCAAGCACCAGTGTCGGGCACATTTGCTGCAGGAAAGGTGCTTCGGTACAGTAATTAACGACCTCAGCCGGTGTGCCTACCAGTTTCTCTACAACTTGTACCAGCGCATTATCGGCGGCACATTCATAACCGGGGATAGGGCTGTGCAGGTGCTCAATAGCTACACGGCCCGGCCAACGGCTACTAACCGGCTCCAGTGCCTGATGCACCAGTTCATCTAAATCATTCAGAGTAAGACCCGGTAATGGACGAATATCCATATGCAGTTCACAACAGGCGCAGATACGGTTTGGAGCATCGCCACCGTGAATATGACCAAAGTTCATGGTTGGATATGGAATAGCAAAAGCATCATGATGATAACGCTCTTTTAGTGAATCTCTCAGAACCATCAAATGACCGATAGCATCATGCATCAGCTCAATCGCGTTCACGCCACGGGATGGATCGCTGGAGTGGCCGGACTGACCAGTAATACGGATAGCTTCTGCGATATGGCCTTTATGGGCTCGTACTGGCTGAAGTGATGTGGGCTCGCCAATAATGGCACAATCAGGTTTCAGATGGCTGGTGGAGGAGAAATAACGGGCTCCCGCCATTGAGGTCTCTTCATCCGCAGTAGCCAGTACATACAACGGTTT from Limnobaculum xujianqingii encodes:
- the argE gene encoding acetylornithine deacetylase, whose amino-acid sequence is MNKTLPSFIELYSKLIATPSISATDAALDQSNETLINLLAEWFSTLGFKVEVQPVPDTRNKFNLLASLGAGPGGLLLTGHTDTVPFDDGRWTRDPFTLTEHDNKLYGLGTADMKGFFAFILDALRDIDSSKLTKPLYVLATADEETSMAGARYFSSTSHLKPDCAIIGEPTSLQPVRAHKGHIAEAIRITGQSGHSSDPSRGVNAIELMHDAIGHLMVLRDSLKERYHHDAFAIPYPTMNFGHIHGGDAPNRICACCELHMDIRPLPGLTLNDLDELVHQALEPVSSRWPGRVAIEHLHSPIPGYECAADNALVQVVEKLVGTPAEVVNYCTEAPFLQQMCPTLVLGPGSIDQAHQPDEFLATSFIQPTRQLLTQVIHHFCAEK
- the ppc gene encoding phosphoenolpyruvate carboxylase encodes the protein MNEQYSAMRSNVSMLGTLLGDTIKDALGEEILDRVESIRKLSKSSRAGNETNRQALLSTLQNLSNDQLLPVARAFNQFLNFANTAEQYHSISSRGEAANNPAVFADLFNKLRQQNITDEAVSKAVDQLSIELVLTAHPTEIARRTMIHKLIEVNNCLSQLDHNDLADYERDQIMRRLRQLVAQSWHTDEIRKIRPTPVDEAKWGFAVVENSLWEGVPAFMREFNDQLVDALGYNLPVEAVPVRFTSWMGGDRDGNPNVTAKITEHVMIYGRWKAAELFLKDVQVLVSELSMSDCTPELRAMAGGDEVQEPYRELMKKLRTQLMSTHSYLSARLNGERVNCPDDMLVDNQQLWEPLYACYQSLQACGMGIIANGQLLDTLRRIGCFGLPLVRIDIRQESTRHSDVLAELTKYLELGDYDQWTEKEKQQFLISELQSKRPLFPRDWQPSADTQEVLDTCKVVAKAPQGSIAAYVISMARTPSDVLAVHLLLKEMGCTFALPVCPLFETLEDLNNANDVMTQLLNIDWYRNFIGDKQMIMIGYSDSSKDAGVLAASWAQYYAQEALIKTCEQAGVDLTLFHGRGGTIGRGGAPAHDALLSQPPGSLKGGLRVTEQGEMIRFKFGLPEITVASLASYASAILEANLLPPPNPKQEWRDIMDELSEFSCKEYRDIVREEPDFVPYFRAATPELELSKLPLGSRPAKRKPNGGVESLRAIPWIFAWTQNRLMLPAWLGAGAALQHAIKNGKQQQLAEMYRDWPFFNTRINMLEMVYAKADLWLAEYYDQRLVDKKLWTLGSKLRSQLAEDISVILKLSNDQKLMEKLPWIAESIALRNVYTDPLNVLQAELLYRSRQQETPDPRVEQALMVTIAGIAAGMRNTG
- the metF gene encoding methylenetetrahydrofolate reductase; this translates as MSFFHANQREALNQSLAEINGQINVSFEFFPPSNVEMEQTLWQSIDRLKNLKPKFVSVTYGANSGERDRTHSIIKGIKDKTGLDAAPHLTCIDATPEQLREIAKDYWDSGIRSIVALRGDLPAGGGKPNMYAADLVELLKSVGDFDISVAAYPEVHPEAKSAQADLINLKKKIDAGANRAITQFFFDVESYLRFRDRCVATGIDVEIVPGILPVSNFKQLQRFATMTNVRVPQWMSQMFAGLDDDPETRKFVGASIAMDMVKILSREGVKDFHFYTLNRAELSYAICHTLGVRPA